The nucleotide sequence TCATACAACAGGCATAAAAAAGGCGACTATCATGTCGCCTGATCAACTTATTATTTTAATGCATTTTGTTTTAACGCATTTCTCTGCGCATCAAAAATATCCTCTAATCCTCCCTTGGCAAGAGCCAATAAGGATAACAACTCATCATGACTAAATGGCTCGCCTTCCGCAGTGCCTTGCACTTCAATCATCCGGCCATCTTCCATCATCACGACGTTCATATCAGTTTCAGCGGCGGAATCTTCCACATATTCCAGATCACAACGACCTTCACCATCCACAATGCCAACAGAGACCGCAGCAACCATTGATTTCAGAGGACTCTCTTTCAGCTTGCCTGCTTCAACTATTTTATTCAACGCATCAACTAGCGCGACACAAGCACCAGTAATAGAAGCGGTACGGGTACCGCCATCAGCCTGAATAACATCACAATCCAGTGTAATGGTGTATTCACCCAGTTTTTTTAAATCAACAGCGGCGCGCAGCGAACGGGCAATTAAACGCTGGATTTCCATCGTACGCCCGCCCTGTTTGCCTCTAGCTGCTTCACGAGCATTTCGGGTATGAGTAGACCGCGGTAACATGCCATATTCCGCCGTCACCCAGCCCTGCCCCTGACCTTTCAAGAAACGAGGAACCCCTTCTTCAACGGAGGCATTACATAACACTTTAGTATCGCCAAACTCTACTAGAACCGAACCTTCCGCGTGCTTAGTATAATGACGGGTTATCGTGATAGGACGCACTTGTTCTGCCGCTCTTCCTGTTGGGCGCATAGTGTTATCTCCGTTGTTAAATCATTATTGGGGGCGCATTATACGGCCTAACAGGGCTAATTCCTATCCTGCATCTACAACGAGCGTTATAATCTCTTAATCTTTTGTTTAAATTGGGAACGAATCATGATCCGTAGTATGACTGCTTTTGCACGGCGAGATATCAAAAGTGAATGGGGAAATGCGGCTTGGGAACTACGCTCCGTTAATCAGCGTTATTTAGAAACTTATATCCGCCTACCAGAACAATTCAGAAGCTTGGAACCGGTGATCCGTGAGCGCATTCGTTCCCGTCTGACTCGCGGAAAAGTTGAGTGCAACTTACGTTTTGAACTGGATTCACGCTCTCAAGGCGAACTTATCCTGAATGAAACTTTAGCAAAACAGCTAGTCAATGCGGCGAACTGGGTCAAACAACAGAGCAACGAAGGTGAAATCAACCCTGTTGATATTCTGCGTTGGCCTGGCGTTATGGCCGCAGAAGAGCAAGACCTGGATGCTATCAACACTCAATTGTTGCAAGAACTGGATACAACACTGGATGCCTTTATTCAAAGCCGTGAAGCCGAAGGCAACGCACTTAAAATTATGATTGAACAACGTTTGGACGCAGTAACCGAAGAAGTCGGTAAAGTTCGCCAACAAATGCCTGAAATCATGCAATGGCAGCGGGAACGCCTGCAAACCAAATTGGAAGAAGCGCAGGTACAGCTTGAAAATAACCGTCTTGAGCAAGAGTTAGTTTTACTGGCTCAACGCCTCGATGTGGCAGAAGAGTTAGATCGCCTTGATGCCCACACCAAAGAAACCCGTAATATTCTAAAGAAAAAAGAAGCCGTCGGCCGCCGACTGGATTTTATGATGCAGGAATTCAATCGCGAATCTAATACGCTTGCCTCCAAATCTATCAACGCCGATATCACTAACTCCGCTATTGAATTGAAAGTGCTAATCGAACAGATGAGGGAGCAGATTCAGAATATTGAGTAAAGTCCACTCAATTCTATCAATTACTATACAAGAAGCTGATACAAAAATAATTTTTACCGTGTTTTTGCGTCCAGGTTGCCTCGGTATCTTTTTGACAGCGCTTGTGCGCGCTCCAGTCATTAAGGGGTGACCTTTGCGTATCCGCTGATTTTCGTCGCGGGTATTATGTTGCTTACGCGTTGAGATCAACGTGGCATCAATAACCTGCCCGCGACAGGCAATAAATCCCTGAGCGGATAATTGGCGGTTAGCGTCTTCAAATAAAGCCTGAGCGCCATCTTTCCCGATACGCTGTTCAAAATGTCAAATGGTATTTCGGTCAGGAATATTATTGATGACATCGGCCAGACGACAGAAATGCTGCCAGCTAAGGCGATCACGATCAAGCAACTGATATTCCATCATTTCATCGGACAGATTTTAGAGGTTCTCTGTTCATGATTTAAGACGAGCTTGCCGTAGTCTACCTGCCTCTCTTTCGTTCCTTTTCATATGCCTTAATCACAAGCTCAAAGGTGTTGAAAGCATTTATGGCCAAATATGATTATTTTGAAGAAAGGAAAGAAGCTCATTTGAAAGTTGCTAAATTACTTGAATCCATTATTTAACCACTCGCATATAAAGCTGACTAGCTGAATTTACAGATAGCTTTGATTCAGCTAGAAATATGGGCAACTTAGCAATATTAATATAATTAGTGGCTATAAGCCCAAATCTCTATGGAAATACTGGAGTGTAGTAAATTTATAACAACGATCATCACCCTCACCAGTATTTATGTATTCAATGTATCCTTGAACATAAGCCCCAAATTCCACCTCGATCTTTTTTTCGTTTGCTTTTAACTTTTCATACTCTTTTTCCATTTTTAGCTTAAAAGCTTGTGGTTCTAGATCATCAACATCAATGAGTAAAGCTTTTGAGTAATCTAAGCCACTCCAGCATTTTTTTTCCTTTATGAAGATAGTCTTGAACCCATTAGGATGATTTAGATTACTTCGTAAAGGGACTGCGAATGTAAGTCCGTTTAAAGTAATCGATATAACGCCATACCCCCTATTTTTTTCTAAAACTTGCGGTCTATTTTCACAAAGCCTGTTGTAGACATCTTGTTTGATCTGGCGCAATATCATATTCTTATTCTCTATGCAAAAAAGCCCTCCAATGGAGGGCTTTCCGTGTAGATTAATCCAATGAGGTTGTTCTATTTAACGTGGGGATGCCTCTACCGCCACATAATCCAATGAGGTTGTTCTATTTAACGTGGGGATGCCTCTACCGCCACATAATCTACATAGTGGATTTTAATACAACTGATATACAATGTCAAGGGAGATTTAAATAGCAAACAGTAGCCCGTTCACCCCTTCGGCTCAATCCCTTGCTTACGAAGCTCTTTACGGGCGAGTTCTTTGAACCAGTTGCCCAAGCTGACACCTTCTTTTACCACAACTTCATCAAGCTGTTCACGTAGCTCAGGTGATATCCGTATCTGGAAAG is from Photorhabdus laumondii subsp. laumondii and encodes:
- the tenpIN gene encoding type III toxin-antitoxin system TenpIN family toxin encodes the protein MILRQIKQDVYNRLCENRPQVLEKNRGYGVISITLNGLTFAVPLRSNLNHPNGFKTIFIKEKKCWSGLDYSKALLIDVDDLEPQAFKLKMEKEYEKLKANEKKIEVEFGAYVQGYIEYINTGEGDDRCYKFTTLQYFHRDLGL
- a CDS encoding YicC/YloC family endoribonuclease, which encodes MIRSMTAFARRDIKSEWGNAAWELRSVNQRYLETYIRLPEQFRSLEPVIRERIRSRLTRGKVECNLRFELDSRSQGELILNETLAKQLVNAANWVKQQSNEGEINPVDILRWPGVMAAEEQDLDAINTQLLQELDTTLDAFIQSREAEGNALKIMIEQRLDAVTEEVGKVRQQMPEIMQWQRERLQTKLEEAQVQLENNRLEQELVLLAQRLDVAEELDRLDAHTKETRNILKKKEAVGRRLDFMMQEFNRESNTLASKSINADITNSAIELKVLIEQMREQIQNIE
- the rph gene encoding ribonuclease PH, translating into MRPTGRAAEQVRPITITRHYTKHAEGSVLVEFGDTKVLCNASVEEGVPRFLKGQGQGWVTAEYGMLPRSTHTRNAREAARGKQGGRTMEIQRLIARSLRAAVDLKKLGEYTITLDCDVIQADGGTRTASITGACVALVDALNKIVEAGKLKESPLKSMVAAVSVGIVDGEGRCDLEYVEDSAAETDMNVVMMEDGRMIEVQGTAEGEPFSHDELLSLLALAKGGLEDIFDAQRNALKQNALK